The following is a genomic window from Alphaproteobacteria bacterium LSUCC0396.
AGCTGTGATGCAGCGCATCATCAACGGCGCGGCACGCCGCCTTGGTATAATCCTCGCCATAAAGATCATTGCCAGTGCCCATTTCCAGAATAATTCGTTTCATGACGCAGCTCCTGCTGGCTCAAGATCAAGATAGACAACAACTGCCGCATTTGCGATTACCGTTGCCCCACCATCCGGCTTTGGCACATCAAGGCCGCCATGAACAGCACGAACCGATGCCTGCCCATAAGGCAGCAGCGCCGCAACCTTGTCGGTATCGACGGCATCAGGCTTT
Proteins encoded in this region:
- a CDS encoding Lin0512 family protein encodes the protein MAKKRMVMELGMGSSLRQQDYTRAACRALENALWHNSLSIADAFGLDRSAMIIEVEIGVQKPDAVDTDKVAALLPYGQASVRAVHGGLDVPKPDGGATVIANAAVVVYLDLEPAGAAS